The DNA segment gattaattatgtatttttcaaaactcaaaagtgaATATGTATTATTAATCGAATCAGCTTGGAATACGAAACCCTAAAAGTCGTGGAGAGAGAGGTGTCGACACGTATGAGAGACTGGCCACATGTAAACTATCCTTGCACGATTCTTAAAGTTCTCTCGGCCATGGTTAGGCGTTCGGCTCGATCCTTATATAATTACTTTTCCACTTTTGTAAGTTTTTTAGTTTAtccttcatatatatatatgcacagtATATTACCtgcatatttttgtttaaagcaataaaaatatataacgttttttaaagtttgaaataatataatgttgatgaaacatgttactaaatgtttttataatgTATACGTAAACAAGTATGGAGAAGTTACGTAGCCAATGTAGTCCAGTTATATACAGTCAAACttgtataaattaatactcgataaattaataattattataaattaataatttttgtcGGTCTTAATTTCGGccggttcaaaatttgacacaaataGATAAACTGATAAGAtaataacttttagaaaattctatgtaaatatatggctacataaattataaattaataattacatatacacatattttatataagtaagaacttattattatattgtttgttttacaTTCACAAtagaattatttttatatttttttaatatttaatatattttttgatgaaatttagtaatattattctaaaatcacatttaagttatatgcaatatatattgtatacaccaaataatataataaaataaatataaatgtcaaatttttaaaaataactattaaTTTCTATAcgctaaaatcaaatatttttcttatcttagaataaatatatctttacATAAAAATCCTAAATAAGgaaatttttgtaaattaatatctctataaattaataaaatttcaaattctgatattattaatttatagaggttctactgtacATTTGAATATTGAAACAATTAAATTTTCAGGTAACAAACCTTTCAGGACTTTAACATTCTTTTAATTTGCATTTGTAATCGATCTCACGTTGTTGCACCTATTCCACATGTATTTCGTTTAAAAGACTAGTAGTTGGATGTTTACTCTTAGATAATGCAGATtggttgtatatatatttattattggtATATTCTTTTATAGATGTGTAGATCATGCTGGAgcaattttaaagattttggacattttcaaaaattgagTAAAGCATGATATATATGAATTTTGAACTCATGGAAAACTATAAAAAGTTtgtaaatgttaaaataaaagttGCAATTTATCAACTATATTTGTATATagttttggtaaactttttgaaataaaaacaaagtaTATGTAGAGGTTGAATTAATGTCTAAATTCAATCAAAgaaagtttaaatgatatatagATGAAACGAGAGATCAAGCTAGTTACACGTGCCGTCTCAAAACTAAGCCAGTCTATCGCGGGTAGTGTGGGTCTTGGTTCTTAAAACTCCCTTAAGATACAATGAATCaatgaaagttttttttatttgataaagaGATACGATGAAAGTGTTATGATCGGGCTACAATGGTTTATTCATTGATCAGTTGCATGCAGTGGAGATTTGTGTTTATTAAGGATATTCAGATACTTAAATTAAAGTCATGGCTTCACATCAGTTTTGGGTAGGATTTTTTTCGGAAATTAAATTATCAATATTTGGCTAATTTGGACTTAGATTTTGACCCAAGTATTTTACATGATGGACCATAACAGATAAGCGGTCTATCTCTAGAATTAGTCgaaaaatatttcaaactcGATCAGACAGTGTGATACGCTTTTGGATTAGTGTACTATGTAATACTTAGTTTGTTTTTCACGGGACCAACCAGTTTAACCGGACATATAAAAGAAATAATGTGTATGGTTTGACTGAACATAGTTGTACTTGTACTTTACTACAAAGAcggaaattaaaaataaaactttattgTAAATTCCTTAAAGattcttttttttgctaaaatccTTAAAGACTTAACATGTTATAATGTTGCATTCGGGATTTAACTGGTCCATTAAAAATGCACGCCAgtcattttttttgaacttcTAAAAAACCCCGAGTTATATCTTTTGAAAagttatatatactattatatataggttttgacccaaaaaatatattatatataggcaaaaaaaattacttattcCCCCCCTAACatgaaaactatataaatacttatCATGAGTTGTCTATATTTCATATATAGAGCGTGATACGAAAACCCGCAAAATTTTCAGAAAAGGAgataattttcttttgtcaCGAACAAAAGGCtataaattataacaaaaaaaatgtacaaTAAAATAagctataaattaatatattaaaaaccgTGATTTCGTGTCTGTGTACGTACATAAATGTACAATAAATAGTGGCCATAAATAGACAGAATATAGCGAACTGACTCGATAAAGTTCTACATTGTGTTGTCACTATGAAGTTAGTGCAAGAAAGTTGAACTGAAGTAAAGGGGCTTTAATTTcagttcaaaagaaaaaactaaagggactttaatttatttattcaaaatttatatacGTTCTATATATCGTCTTATTGGTACACAACTCGTATCTGTAGTAGTAATACACTACTTATTTTCGGGTAtgtcaattaaattattaatcaaTGTTTTCTTATGGTGCCCATATCTCATTCGTCGCCGTCGTCTTTCCCTCACAAATTTTTTTGGACAAAAAGAAGATATAATTGTttatctaattttaaaaataaaagatatatctAGATTTCCTAATTGGGAAATTGCCAACGTAACTCTATATAAAGTAAGCTTCTGTCAGGCACGCAAGTGAAGGCATATGAAAAATATGGTCGGTCGAAGAATGACCTACCTTTCGGATATTTAGTTTTTCCTTATTATCGTCGTATATTATTAAGTTACGTGGATTGCTAATGTGTGGTATTACATACAAACGTATAACTATTTGTTTCACGGGCATTTAGAGAATTTAAAGTTATTCGTTGGAAATTGTTGTAGATTATTATATTtcaatcttgattttttttttaaattaaccgACGTGATGAAATGGCATTTTCGAACTAAACTTTGAAGCTTGTACTTGCTAGTACATCTCAATTtacaataatgaaaaaaaaaactttaacaaaaaacaaatacCAATACTAGCCTACACTTGCATTTGATATCGTGAAGACTGTTGTCACTtggtttataatatattaaaaactttagTAAAGTACGTAAACTAAGAAATCGGTAAAGCTTGAAACAAGTCAAATTAACTATTTAAAGCGTACGTGCCTACTTATGGGATTGCACATTTTTAGATAGGTTTCTGAAATGATATGATGTATATGTAGTGATTAGCAAGGATGCTAGTTAATTTAGTTTATATGTTCGTTTAATTTTGATTAGGTCAGAACATATTAGTacataagttacaaaaaaaagagagagaacatTAGTACATACAGTTATCAACGATATCCATTTATGTCCGACCGTGTATGTTTCGTTTtgacaaaacataaaatttggGTTCGtccttgatttaaaatttctataTTCAGATTCAACTTGACAAGATGACTTAAATCAAGGATAATTATTTGTTATGGTTTTTGTCcaaagttttgattttaaaatgtcAAGCCATAGGAGAgaaagataaaaataagaagTGGAAAGTCCTTCCCTTGGTCTGGCTGAAATGCAATGTAAGGTTATTCATGGCACAAGAAGAAAAGATTAGTAGATGTGCATTTAGTTCTAACTTCTAAGTAGACAAATCATGTTGGGATGTACTTTTTGCATAGTAATGCTTTGATTGGTATTGATAATTTTTTGCTGTTAAAAGATGGTTACTTCTTGAATGAAATTAAATTATCAAGCACAAAAGATGTCACATCTAACACCAAATAAGCGTTTGAACTTTAAAGCATAGTCTTCAATTTAAACAAAAAGGTCCagcataattaattataaataaatagaaaaacatAAACCTTTCCCTTACCCTACATTTGTCTCTACTTAAGGGCTAAATTGCTCCAATTATTCATTTGTTTAATTAACCAAACATTAGGctttataaaaactaaaactaactaattaatCATTTTGAGTGGCTCTGCATCTCTTTTGAATCAGTTGCTTCTCTTTAATTAGTTTGTTTGGTCAAAATCTCACACGTTCATTTTGCATGCTCTTTGACACGTGCTATCTCGTCTCTCTCAGATGAGCTGTCTCTCTACTCTGTAATAAGAAGCTCTATTtgaaacctctctctctctctctctctctctctctctctcctctacCATATGAGAAAACCCTATATAACCCCTTCACATCTCCCACTTGGTATGCATCACACAatacatcttcttctccttacacaaaaacaaaacaaaaagacttTTTGTTATATAACTTGTTGAAGTCACAAGTTCTTTGTTGTTCAACTACTTCcccttcttcatcatcaaaatGGATTCCTCCGCCTTGTTTTTCACTTTCTCCGCCGCAATTATCATCCTCTACTTTCTCCGGTGTTTAATCTCTCAGCGCCACCGTGTATCCTCGAAACCCCCACTTCCGCCGGGAACAATGGGTTGGCCTTACGTGGGCGAGACTTTCCAGCTCTATTCTCGAGACCCTAACGTCTTTTTCGCTTCCAAACAGAAACGGTCAGTGTTCTGTTTTgaaaatgtgaaaaaaaaacatgagaagTTGTAAGAAACTGAAagtttggtctttttttttacagGTATGGTTCAGTGTTCAAGACACATGTACTAGGATGTCCTTGTGTAATGATCTCGAGTCCCGAGGCTGCGAAGTTCGTGCTGGTGACGAAGTCTCATCTCTTTAAACCGACTTTTCCAGCGAGTAAAGAGAGGATGCTAGGGAAACAAGCCATCTTCTTCCACCAAGGTGATTATCACACTAAACTCAGGAAGCTCGTTCTTCGTGCTTTCATGCCGGAGTCTATCAGAGACATGGTTCCAGATATCGAATCAATCGCTCAAGATTCTCTACGAAGTTGGGTTGGAACAAAGATCAACACTTACCAAGAAATGAAAACAGTAAGACACATAAAAAACAGAGCATCTCTGTTTCTTTCTATATACTCTGTTTCAAAACAGAGCATCTCTGTTTCTTTCTGTATCCTCTGTTTTAAAACAGAGCATCTCTGTTTCTTTCTACATCCTCTGTTTTGAACTGTTTCTCATTTGTGTTCTTTTCATTCAGTACACATTCAACGTTGCGTTACTCTCGATCTTCGGAAAAGACGAGGTTCTATACAGAGAAGATCTAAAACGATGCTACTACATTCTCGAGAAAGGTTACAACTCTATGCCTGTAAACCTCCCTGGAACGCTCTTCCACAAAGCCATGAAGGCTCGCAAGGAGCTCTCGCAGATCCTAGCAAGAATCTTATCAGAGAGAAGAGATGAAAGATCCTCACACAACGATCTTCTCGGATCATTCATGGGAGACAAAGAGGAGCTTACCGACGAACAGATCGCTGATAACATAATCGGAGTAATCTTCGCCGCTAGAGATACCACGGCGAGTGTGATGACGTGGATCCTTAAGTACTTAGCTGAGAATCCCAACGTTCTAGAGGCCGTTACTGTAAGTTACTTATACTGACACGTATTTGTCGTGTTTTGGTAATAAAAACATAAGAGTGGTagttttgtaaattttgttgCGTTGTtgatagttttgtttttttttgggtgtttAATAGGAAGAGCAAATGGTAATAAGTaaaagcaaagaagaaggagagtcTTTAACTTGGGGTGATACAAAGAAGATGCCAGTAACTTCAAGAGTCATTCAAGAAACATTAAGAGTTGCTTCAATCTTATCTTTTACATTTAGAGAAGCTGTAGAAGATGTCGAATACGAAGGTATGATATAAATTACAATCGATTTTCTCTGTGAACTTAAACCAATTTATTCTTAAAACAAGacttttaaattgttttacAGGATATTTGATACCAAAAGGATGGAAAGTGTTGCCGCTTTTCAGAAACATTCACCATAGTGCTGATATCTTTTCGAATCCTGGCAAGTTTGACCCATCAAGATTTGaggtatatttatttatctttctttttttttttgtcaacatatttatttatctttctaACAAGACCTTTCTGATAGttatgttttctaaaaaaagtTATGGAGAATGATTTATATTGACATAATGTGTCTGTGCTATATAGGTGGCTCCAAAACCCAATACTTTCATGCCATTTGGCAATGGGACTCACTCGTGTCCTGGAAATGAATTAGCCAAGCTTGAAATATCGATCATGATTCATCATCTGACCACCAAGTACAGGTGTGTGTACTATTTACTTTATTGCCTTTTCTCTACCTTCATTAgagtgatttattttatttctctaGTTATGGTTTTGATAAGGggaaattttataattacagATGGTCAATAGTTGGAGCTAGCGACGGGATTCAGTATGGGCCATTTGCGCTTCCCCAAAACGGACTGCCCATTATGCTTGCTCGGAAGTAGGAGATCGATATGTAGTACTACGTGATGCCCTAAGCTTTCTATAACTGGAAAGAGGGGGACTAGAGAAGAAAATTAAACAATTCTTTATTTTCTTGCTAAAGAAAAATAGGGAGAGGGGaagggcaaaaaaaaaatcaagattttgatatgaaaacattaaaatggGAAATGAGGAGAAGGCACCAAGTGTACAAAGAAAAgtctaatttattttcttagttttttttatttctacttTTTCgagttttgaaatttttgtttaaGATAGGGAAAAGTTGGTCACTAAATTTCAAATTGAGGTAAAATGTTAGATAAAAtatctaatgtttttttttccttcccaAAGAAGAAACATCTCATGTATATCTTTAACTGATTCATCATGAATTGGAGGGTTTCCATGTTCTTAGTGAATTGATTATCTGAAGACGC comes from the Brassica rapa cultivar Chiifu-401-42 chromosome A01, CAAS_Brap_v3.01, whole genome shotgun sequence genome and includes:
- the LOC103857276 gene encoding abscisic acid 8'-hydroxylase 1, producing MDSSALFFTFSAAIIILYFLRCLISQRHRVSSKPPLPPGTMGWPYVGETFQLYSRDPNVFFASKQKRYGSVFKTHVLGCPCVMISSPEAAKFVLVTKSHLFKPTFPASKERMLGKQAIFFHQGDYHTKLRKLVLRAFMPESIRDMVPDIESIAQDSLRSWVGTKINTYQEMKTYTFNVALLSIFGKDEVLYREDLKRCYYILEKGYNSMPVNLPGTLFHKAMKARKELSQILARILSERRDERSSHNDLLGSFMGDKEELTDEQIADNIIGVIFAARDTTASVMTWILKYLAENPNVLEAVTEEQMVISKSKEEGESLTWGDTKKMPVTSRVIQETLRVASILSFTFREAVEDVEYEGYLIPKGWKVLPLFRNIHHSADIFSNPGKFDPSRFEVAPKPNTFMPFGNGTHSCPGNELAKLEISIMIHHLTTKYRWSIVGASDGIQYGPFALPQNGLPIMLARK